In Chloracidobacterium sp., the following proteins share a genomic window:
- a CDS encoding helix-turn-helix transcriptional regulator, protein MAECPHDNPLIHELLEKKHKGALKISDFVSDSDFRRTRMYNDFLIDVEGAHMMGLVLPISPEMTISCAINRGRLDFSERDRTLLTLLEPHLISAVRNSLEYSRLCEKEILLESLLERVTRARLVVDGDGNVLFDSGGGARLLREHSEDGGYESAGQLPLAVRAWLRARLSESPLYDKPTDMTLDGAERTLKIALVPDSASGRHNLILRERQKLSPRLLHSLNLTQRESEVLYWISEGKTDEVIAVLLSISTRTVHKHIEHIFRKLGVETRTGAVRCAIDLLEAAEL, encoded by the coding sequence ATGGCGGAATGCCCGCACGACAATCCGCTTATCCATGAACTTCTAGAAAAGAAACATAAAGGCGCCCTGAAAATCTCGGATTTCGTCAGTGATTCCGACTTCAGACGGACTCGAATGTATAATGATTTCCTCATCGATGTCGAAGGCGCGCACATGATGGGTCTTGTACTCCCTATCTCTCCAGAGATGACGATATCCTGTGCGATCAACCGTGGAAGGTTGGATTTTTCAGAACGCGACCGGACTCTTTTGACGCTTCTTGAGCCGCACCTCATCAGTGCTGTCCGCAATTCACTTGAGTACTCGCGCCTTTGTGAAAAAGAGATCCTTCTCGAGTCTCTGCTCGAACGCGTAACGCGGGCTCGGCTCGTAGTCGACGGCGACGGCAACGTCCTGTTCGATTCTGGAGGCGGAGCGAGATTATTGCGGGAGCATTCTGAAGACGGTGGATATGAATCTGCCGGACAGTTGCCGTTGGCAGTGCGGGCATGGCTCCGGGCCAGATTAAGTGAATCGCCTTTATACGATAAGCCGACCGATATGACGTTAGACGGGGCTGAACGGACCTTAAAGATCGCCCTCGTTCCAGATTCAGCCTCGGGACGGCACAACCTAATTCTCCGGGAGCGTCAGAAACTCTCGCCCCGACTACTGCATAGTTTGAACCTGACCCAGCGCGAATCAGAAGTCCTGTATTGGATATCGGAGGGCAAGACTGATGAGGTGATCGCGGTTTTGTTAAGCATCAGTACGCGGACCGTTCACAAGCACATTGAGCATATTTTCCGGAAGCTCGGTGTCGAGACCCGGACGGGAGCGGTCAGATGTGCGATTGATTTACTTGAGGCTGCCGAATTGTAG
- a CDS encoding DUF4190 domain-containing protein — translation MKKCPTCGKEFEDSMRFCQIDGAVLEDAPAAEEAAFDPYATIVSPAIQVPEEHAVEAAPLEEATSEAPPDEEPVLVAGQSIPPAPIAAPDVELELPGTDPLKTVFVSDEEMKAAMQDSVPEPDVADVPPAAAEPPPSPFSVPEPPAPSFIEPEPEPVLPPIAEEPETIIQPPPPAAFEPPPAPVEQWTPPPPPEVAWQNQEIGSNTPFNPPPLGTAVGDQNKTLPIVSLILGIGSLCCYLAPITGIAALITGFLGMKNANNNPAEYGGKGLAIAGMVLGALFFLIGIVYYIFIIFFNGMAMLLGASR, via the coding sequence ATGAAAAAATGCCCGACTTGCGGAAAGGAATTTGAGGATTCGATGCGGTTTTGCCAGATCGACGGCGCGGTGCTTGAGGATGCACCGGCGGCCGAGGAAGCGGCATTCGATCCCTACGCAACGATAGTGTCGCCTGCTATACAGGTGCCGGAAGAGCATGCTGTCGAAGCCGCACCGCTAGAGGAAGCGACATCTGAGGCCCCGCCCGACGAAGAACCGGTACTCGTTGCGGGCCAGTCGATACCGCCTGCTCCTATCGCCGCCCCTGATGTTGAGCTTGAGCTGCCAGGCACCGACCCGCTCAAGACGGTGTTCGTTTCCGACGAAGAGATGAAGGCCGCCATGCAGGATTCCGTGCCAGAACCCGATGTCGCAGACGTTCCGCCCGCAGCAGCCGAGCCGCCGCCTTCGCCATTCTCCGTTCCTGAGCCGCCGGCTCCGTCGTTCATCGAGCCAGAACCGGAACCGGTTCTTCCGCCGATCGCTGAGGAACCGGAAACTATCATTCAGCCTCCTCCTCCGGCTGCTTTCGAACCGCCGCCGGCACCCGTTGAGCAATGGACACCACCGCCACCGCCCGAGGTCGCTTGGCAGAATCAGGAGATCGGTTCGAACACGCCGTTCAATCCACCGCCGCTGGGCACTGCAGTGGGAGATCAAAACAAGACGTTGCCAATCGTTTCATTGATCCTCGGAATTGGTTCGCTGTGTTGCTATCTTGCTCCGATCACGGGCATAGCGGCTTTGATTACAGGTTTCTTGGGAATGAAGAACGCAAATAATAATCCAGCCGAGTACGGCGGAAAAGGATTGGCGATTGCTGGTATGGTATTGGGAGCCCTCTTCTTCCTGATTGGGATTGTTTATTACATCTTCATCATATTCTTCAACGGTATGGCGATGCTTTTGGGAGCCAGCCGATAA
- the sucD gene encoding succinate--CoA ligase subunit alpha has protein sequence MAVLVDKSTRLIVQGITGKEGTFHMLQMRDYGTNVVGGVTPGKGGTTHEGVPVFNTVADAVRETGANASVIYVPPAFAADAIMEAADAGIPVVVCITEGIPVADMVKAHEFLRDKPTRMIGPNCPGIISPGKCKIGIMPGHIHKEGRIGVVSRSGTLTYEAVGQLTALGLGQSTAIGIGGDPIIGTTHTDALALFQADDETDAIVMIGEIGGTAEEDAAAYAKDNVTKPIVAFIAGQTAPPGRRMGHAGAIISGGKGTAAEKMKALTEAGIKVVQSPADIGLAVNDALRSNVVAS, from the coding sequence TTGGCTGTCTTAGTCGATAAAAGCACACGCCTGATCGTGCAGGGCATTACGGGCAAAGAGGGCACGTTTCACATGCTGCAGATGCGCGATTACGGCACAAACGTCGTAGGCGGCGTCACGCCCGGAAAAGGCGGCACCACGCACGAAGGCGTGCCGGTATTCAATACCGTCGCCGACGCCGTTCGTGAAACGGGTGCGAATGCCAGCGTGATCTACGTGCCGCCGGCATTTGCCGCCGACGCCATAATGGAGGCCGCCGACGCGGGGATTCCAGTTGTCGTCTGTATCACAGAGGGTATTCCGGTCGCGGATATGGTCAAGGCCCACGAGTTTTTGCGTGACAAACCAACGCGGATGATCGGGCCGAACTGCCCGGGCATCATCTCGCCCGGCAAATGCAAGATCGGCATCATGCCCGGCCATATTCATAAAGAAGGCCGTATCGGCGTTGTTTCGCGTTCCGGCACGCTTACCTACGAAGCCGTCGGCCAGCTTACAGCTCTCGGCCTCGGCCAGTCGACGGCCATAGGCATCGGGGGCGACCCGATAATCGGCACGACGCACACCGATGCCCTCGCGCTATTCCAGGCCGACGACGAGACCGACGCCATCGTCATGATCGGCGAGATCGGCGGCACAGCAGAAGAAGATGCGGCCGCTTACGCCAAAGACAACGTCACAAAGCCGATCGTCGCCTTCATCGCCGGCCAAACCGCCCCTCCGGGCCGCCGAATGGGCCACGCGGGAGCGATAATCTCAGGCGGCAAGGGCACGGCGGCGGAGAAGATGAAGGCACTAACGGAGGCTGGAATCAAGGTCGTTCAGTCGCCAGCGGATATTGGTTTGGCTGTAAACGACGCGTTGAGATCGAACGTCGTTGCTAGTTAA
- the ndk gene encoding nucleoside-diphosphate kinase, with product MNNLTFGIIKPDAVRAGKQGQIISRILGGGFAIRGMKLIHQTRKQAEGFYAVHAGKGFFDELCDFMSSGPCVVLALEKENAVPAWRELMGATNPADAAEGTIRKDFATSIGENAVHGSDSDENAAIEIAYFFSKLELV from the coding sequence ATGAATAACTTAACATTTGGAATCATAAAGCCCGACGCGGTTCGGGCGGGGAAGCAGGGACAGATCATCTCGCGGATATTGGGCGGCGGTTTTGCCATACGTGGGATGAAATTGATACATCAGACGCGCAAGCAGGCTGAGGGCTTTTACGCTGTGCATGCGGGCAAGGGCTTTTTTGACGAGCTTTGCGATTTTATGTCGTCAGGGCCGTGTGTGGTGCTGGCGTTGGAGAAAGAGAACGCAGTTCCGGCGTGGCGTGAACTGATGGGTGCGACCAATCCGGCCGATGCCGCCGAAGGTACGATCCGCAAGGATTTCGCGACCTCGATCGGCGAGAACGCCGTTCACGGTTCGGATTCGGACGAGAATGCAGCGATCGAGATCGCGTATTTCTTTAGCAAGCTGGAATTGGTGTAG
- a CDS encoding serine/threonine-protein kinase, which yields MVTGGKVGHYEIRDKIGSGGMGEVYLADDTRLDRKAAVKILNDELSKDADKLNRFIQEAKAASALNHPNILTVYEIGETDGHNYIVTEYIKGETLRDRMSSGPISLSDALKIALQIAAALGAAHEAGIIHRDVKPENIIVRDDGLVKVLDFGLAKLTEQRFETADSDEATRLQFNTQPGMVMGTVGYMSPEQARGKPIDARSDVFSLGIVMYELFTGKRPFEGEGHLDVVSSILRDDPAPLREIAPALPRQLERIVGKALRKDRDHRYQHIKDLEIDIEDLRDEVRFESKRGNSGDQLLPSPEAGQVGKRSTFTTAFRTTRRFTLLHAIIFVLVAAGIISGVYFLGPGRSENRVPGTYKVAEVASWTSAPGELFSSARFSPDAKLIAFASTRSGSKNIWVTQTGSTEAIQITNDAFSNTDPVWSPKGDEIAYFSDRSSSSDTARMSGIWRVSALGGTPKLVGTLNDRNIELRRWAPSGKIYFELQKELYYVDPSTGATEKVSSFGRDDVAFINIAADERSLIYALRQKDEWKIVTGTLGSDKVSDEISGAGRLDKIIWLPDAKRVFYSSAVEGVLQAFVSKMGSGVGSRITASETDASVADATPDGRSILFSSAKEESNLWRVSVADGAEAPVVRDRNSKLWPSVAHDGTRIAFQSEKNMSLGNHIYDSTIMVRSMKPGADNEPMTRLVEHGFLPSWSPDGSMIAFIRDEAGKKDLFVVNPNGGSERKLSAGGISAAGYSVSPYNLTQTGVFDWSPDGSTVLYVTDTSSAANIALVNVRDGAQRLLTDNAEKAQTFACPMFSPDGAQIAVIERTPGIAGAKVRIINTDGSSASEIPLSSSIVRLLGWSADGKQVIVAEAGKLSGLPPETVIRLVSTVRSGESVVAKLKNAYYYNTFLSDDRKLIGFAARNADKDDLWVVPVSGGPERRLTNNNDSGLYYSRLDWLHDGSGMVFGKQTRFSLLSMVTDID from the coding sequence ATGGTGACGGGCGGCAAGGTCGGCCACTATGAGATCCGCGACAAGATCGGCTCAGGCGGGATGGGCGAGGTCTATCTTGCTGATGACACGCGTCTCGACCGCAAGGCTGCCGTCAAGATACTCAACGACGAACTCAGCAAGGATGCCGACAAACTGAACCGCTTTATTCAGGAAGCGAAGGCGGCATCCGCGCTCAATCACCCGAACATCCTGACCGTTTATGAGATCGGCGAGACCGACGGGCACAACTACATCGTCACGGAGTACATAAAGGGCGAGACGCTGCGGGACAGGATGAGCTCGGGCCCGATCAGCCTGAGCGACGCGCTGAAGATCGCCCTGCAGATCGCGGCGGCATTGGGAGCGGCCCACGAGGCAGGGATCATTCATCGAGACGTTAAGCCGGAGAACATCATCGTCCGCGACGATGGCCTTGTGAAGGTCCTCGATTTTGGCCTCGCAAAGCTCACAGAGCAGCGTTTTGAAACGGCTGACTCGGATGAGGCGACAAGACTACAGTTCAACACGCAGCCGGGAATGGTGATGGGCACCGTCGGATATATGTCACCCGAACAGGCGCGCGGCAAGCCTATCGATGCACGCAGCGACGTCTTCAGTCTCGGCATCGTGATGTATGAGCTATTCACAGGAAAACGCCCTTTCGAAGGCGAAGGGCATCTCGACGTGGTCAGTTCGATACTGCGAGACGATCCGGCGCCGCTCCGCGAAATTGCTCCCGCCCTGCCGCGCCAGCTTGAGCGCATCGTGGGCAAGGCCCTGCGCAAAGATCGCGATCATCGCTATCAGCACATCAAGGACCTCGAGATCGACATAGAGGACCTGAGGGACGAGGTCAGGTTCGAATCGAAACGAGGTAATAGCGGCGATCAATTGTTGCCCTCGCCCGAGGCCGGTCAAGTTGGCAAACGCTCGACATTCACGACGGCTTTTAGGACGACACGAAGATTTACCTTGCTGCATGCGATCATCTTTGTGCTCGTTGCGGCCGGCATCATTTCCGGGGTCTACTTCCTCGGTCCGGGACGTTCGGAGAATCGTGTGCCGGGGACCTACAAGGTCGCGGAGGTCGCAAGCTGGACGAGTGCGCCGGGCGAGCTTTTTAGCAGTGCACGCTTCTCACCTGACGCCAAACTGATCGCATTTGCATCGACCAGGTCGGGAAGCAAGAACATCTGGGTCACGCAGACGGGATCTACCGAGGCCATTCAGATAACCAATGATGCGTTTTCAAATACCGATCCTGTCTGGTCGCCAAAAGGTGACGAGATAGCATATTTCTCAGACCGCTCGTCGAGTTCTGACACCGCCAGGATGTCCGGCATATGGCGCGTCAGCGCATTGGGCGGAACGCCAAAACTTGTTGGCACGCTCAATGATCGCAACATTGAACTTCGACGCTGGGCCCCATCGGGGAAGATCTACTTCGAACTTCAGAAGGAACTCTATTACGTGGATCCGTCCACCGGTGCGACTGAGAAGGTGTCATCTTTTGGCCGCGATGACGTCGCGTTTATTAATATTGCTGCGGACGAACGCTCGCTGATCTATGCATTACGGCAGAAGGACGAATGGAAGATCGTGACGGGCACGCTCGGCTCCGATAAGGTCAGCGATGAGATCAGCGGAGCGGGACGCCTGGATAAGATCATCTGGCTGCCCGATGCCAAGCGGGTGTTCTATTCGTCAGCGGTCGAGGGTGTACTCCAGGCCTTTGTCTCCAAAATGGGATCGGGCGTAGGCTCACGCATAACAGCGTCTGAGACCGATGCGAGTGTCGCGGATGCAACGCCGGATGGGCGCTCTATTCTGTTTAGTTCGGCCAAAGAAGAATCGAATCTCTGGCGGGTCTCGGTAGCCGACGGTGCGGAGGCTCCGGTAGTTCGGGACCGGAACTCAAAGTTGTGGCCAAGCGTCGCTCATGACGGAACGCGCATCGCGTTCCAGTCCGAGAAAAACATGAGCCTTGGCAATCATATTTATGATTCGACGATCATGGTCCGATCGATGAAACCCGGCGCGGATAACGAACCGATGACGCGGCTCGTCGAGCACGGCTTCCTTCCGTCATGGTCGCCTGACGGTTCGATGATCGCGTTCATACGCGATGAGGCCGGCAAGAAAGACCTCTTCGTCGTAAATCCAAACGGTGGATCTGAACGAAAGCTGTCTGCCGGCGGTATTTCGGCCGCAGGTTATTCGGTCTCGCCGTATAATCTTACGCAAACAGGCGTTTTCGACTGGTCGCCGGATGGTTCGACTGTCTTATATGTAACTGACACGAGTAGTGCGGCGAATATCGCCCTAGTCAACGTTCGGGACGGCGCGCAAAGACTGCTGACTGACAACGCTGAGAAGGCACAAACCTTCGCGTGCCCAATGTTTTCGCCTGATGGAGCTCAGATCGCCGTCATCGAGCGCACGCCTGGCATTGCCGGGGCGAAGGTTCGCATCATCAACACCGATGGCAGCTCTGCATCCGAAATTCCACTTTCATCAAGCATCGTCCGGCTGCTCGGCTGGTCGGCAGATGGAAAGCAAGTGATAGTCGCGGAGGCAGGCAAACTCTCGGGCTTGCCGCCCGAAACGGTCATTCGACTGGTTTCGACCGTTCGGAGTGGAGAAAGTGTTGTAGCGAAGTTGAAAAACGCTTATTATTACAATACTTTTCTATCGGATGACAGAAAACTGATCGGTTTCGCCGCGCGAAACGCCGACAAGGATGACCTTTGGGTGGTGCCTGTCAGCGGCGGGCCCGAAAGAAGGCTGACGAACAATAACGATTCGGGCCTGTATTACTCGCGACTTGATTGGCTCCATGACGGAAGCGGCATGGTCTTTGGCAAGCAGACGCGGTTTAGTCTGCTATCTATGGTGACAGACATTGACTAG
- a CDS encoding ABC transporter permease has translation MRFSTSLPVEVMRMALDSIYAHKFRSGLTILGIVVGILTAVVVASILTGMRASIVSIVEEYGTNNIYAFHLTTGPGGNNRDERNRKPLTDGDVSAILSQSTAIEDIASVNPGIGNYGPSFDDNLTYEGRNYRWAQCDGVSANYDRISNLTLREGRWLTEADDLQRRNVLVIGVNAREALFPNPDESAIGKVVRMNGDTWEIIGVIEKRKSGFFGENEEDRKVFMPYKTSRKVAPLRDYLLMIIQAKQGQLNDAVEEIESVLRLRREVKYGEANNFDVKTADAFIAQFDGIIGGVGLVAIAISCLGLLVGGIGVMNIMLVSVTERTKEIGIRKAIGATKRAIVFQFLLEAMTLTMFGGIIGITLSMLISNLLMLLIPSMPAQIQPWMIITSLSVSVGIGLVFGVLPARKAARLDPIECLRYE, from the coding sequence ATGAGATTTTCGACATCATTGCCGGTTGAAGTAATGCGGATGGCGCTGGACTCGATCTACGCCCACAAGTTTCGCAGCGGGCTAACGATCCTCGGCATTGTTGTCGGCATTTTAACGGCTGTGGTGGTGGCGTCGATCCTGACGGGAATGCGTGCGAGCATAGTTTCGATCGTTGAGGAATACGGCACAAACAACATCTACGCCTTTCACCTGACGACGGGGCCCGGCGGCAACAACCGCGACGAACGCAACCGCAAACCGCTGACCGACGGCGACGTCAGCGCGATCCTTTCGCAATCTACCGCCATCGAAGACATTGCCAGCGTCAATCCGGGTATCGGCAATTACGGACCGAGCTTTGACGACAACCTGACTTACGAGGGGCGTAACTATCGTTGGGCCCAGTGTGACGGTGTTTCAGCCAACTACGACCGTATCTCAAACCTAACGCTCCGCGAAGGCCGCTGGCTGACCGAGGCCGACGACCTGCAGCGACGCAACGTGCTCGTGATCGGTGTCAACGCCCGCGAAGCGCTCTTCCCAAACCCCGACGAATCGGCAATCGGCAAGGTCGTCAGGATGAACGGCGACACGTGGGAGATCATCGGCGTGATCGAAAAGCGTAAATCGGGCTTCTTTGGCGAGAATGAAGAGGACCGCAAGGTCTTTATGCCCTACAAGACCTCGCGAAAGGTCGCACCGCTGCGTGATTACCTGCTAATGATAATTCAGGCCAAGCAGGGCCAATTGAATGACGCCGTCGAGGAGATCGAGAGCGTCCTACGGCTCCGTCGCGAGGTCAAATACGGCGAGGCGAACAATTTTGACGTCAAGACAGCCGATGCGTTCATTGCCCAATTTGACGGCATTATTGGCGGCGTCGGCCTGGTCGCCATCGCCATCTCGTGCCTCGGCCTGTTGGTCGGCGGCATCGGCGTGATGAACATCATGCTGGTCTCGGTGACCGAACGGACAAAAGAGATCGGCATCCGCAAAGCCATCGGCGCCACCAAGAGAGCGATCGTCTTTCAATTCCTGCTCGAAGCAATGACGCTCACGATGTTCGGCGGGATCATCGGCATCACGCTATCGATGCTGATAAGCAACCTCCTGATGCTCCTCATCCCGTCGATGCCCGCCCAGATCCAGCCGTGGATGATCATCACATCCCTAAGTGTGTCCGTCGGCATCGGCTTAGTATTCGGAGTGCTGCCGGCCAGGAAAGCCGCAAGGCTCGACCCGATCGAGTGTTTGCGTTACGAATAA
- a CDS encoding MBL fold metallo-hydrolase, translated as MVSITFYGGVGSVTGSKYLLEAHGRRVLVDCGLFQGDRELRERNWQDPPFVASELDAVIITHAHIDHTGFLPRVVKLGFNGPVFTSRATADLLKILLPDSARLQEEEADYRNRHQLSSYSPALPLYDEQDAKAALALLQTFPNDGELHDVCEGFRAGFSVAGHIMGASQVLVEMGATRFLFSGDLGHYDQPILNDPAPPPACDYLMCESTYGDRLHGDIDSETQMARIINEAAERGGPILIPAFAVGRTQEVLYMIRELEEQKRIPIMPVIVDSPMASQATQVYNRWHEEHDREYASLLAHKKHPLRTASMQTTSTREESKRLNDMRGARVIISASGMLTGGRVLHHAMRILPDERATIVFVGYQAAGTTGRRVQDGEREVRIMKNWIPVGCHVERVEGFSAHADWKAVLRWLSGLESAPRTVFTTHGEPESAEAMAQHIRDAYGWNVIVPEYQQTVELE; from the coding sequence ATGGTAAGCATTACCTTCTACGGCGGTGTCGGTTCGGTTACCGGCTCAAAATATCTGCTCGAAGCTCACGGCCGGCGGGTCCTCGTCGACTGCGGACTCTTTCAGGGTGACCGCGAGCTTCGTGAGCGCAATTGGCAAGACCCGCCGTTCGTCGCGAGTGAACTCGATGCCGTTATCATCACCCACGCGCATATCGATCACACCGGCTTTCTGCCCCGCGTCGTGAAACTCGGCTTCAATGGCCCCGTCTTTACCTCGAGGGCTACGGCCGACCTGCTCAAGATATTGCTGCCTGATTCTGCCCGGCTGCAGGAGGAAGAGGCCGATTATCGCAACCGACATCAGTTGTCGAGCTATTCGCCCGCCCTACCGCTCTATGACGAGCAGGACGCCAAGGCCGCGCTTGCCTTGCTGCAGACCTTTCCGAATGATGGCGAATTGCACGATGTCTGCGAGGGGTTTCGAGCCGGTTTCAGCGTAGCCGGGCACATAATGGGTGCGAGCCAGGTGCTGGTCGAGATGGGGGCGACGCGGTTTCTTTTTTCGGGCGATCTAGGCCATTACGATCAGCCAATATTGAACGATCCGGCACCGCCGCCGGCGTGCGATTACCTGATGTGCGAATCGACGTATGGCGACAGGCTGCATGGCGATATCGATTCGGAAACGCAGATGGCGAGGATCATTAATGAGGCAGCGGAGCGCGGCGGGCCGATATTGATACCGGCATTTGCCGTCGGCCGCACGCAGGAAGTGCTGTATATGATCCGCGAGCTTGAGGAGCAGAAACGCATTCCGATAATGCCGGTGATCGTCGATTCGCCGATGGCATCGCAGGCGACGCAGGTCTACAATCGCTGGCACGAGGAGCACGATCGCGAATACGCAAGCTTGCTTGCCCACAAAAAGCACCCGCTGCGCACCGCCTCGATGCAGACGACGTCCACCCGCGAGGAATCAAAACGCCTGAACGATATGCGCGGCGCACGCGTAATTATCTCAGCCTCAGGAATGCTGACAGGTGGCCGTGTGCTGCACCACGCGATGCGGATACTGCCCGACGAGCGGGCGACGATCGTTTTTGTCGGCTATCAGGCCGCGGGCACGACGGGCCGCCGCGTGCAGGACGGCGAGAGGGAAGTCCGCATCATGAAGAACTGGATCCCCGTCGGCTGCCACGTTGAAAGGGTCGAGGGTTTTTCGGCCCACGCCGACTGGAAGGCTGTGCTCCGCTGGCTCTCTGGCCTCGAATCCGCACCAAGAACCGTATTCACAACGCACGGCGAACCCGAATCCGCCGAGGCAATGGCCCAACACATCCGCGACGCCTACGGCTGGAACGTCATCGTCCCTGAGTATCAGCAGACGGTCGAACTCGAATAA
- a CDS encoding ABC transporter permease translates to MRQLYSFYSDAFWIALKSILEHKLRAFLTLIGIIIGVAAVVVVGASISGLKTYVVDKASKILGSNHFMITRMASMGRMADDEWERKNRRNKDINWAEYEYVKANCQLCSEVGAQMNGNVTITQDGIEMASVRVLGVTANMADIEDKTIAEGRFMTDGESTRISNVTVIGSDIRDKFFPNGSPLGRQIKVQGVPLTVIGVEGKRGSFFGDSQDRNIYIPITLAGQMFTRTGGMQLHGKADSDETFKDAIEEARTLLRNKRQLVGSEEDTFGLVDVDQFSSQMDVITGAIAGVVIPITMIILVVGGIVVMNIMLVSVTERTFEVGLRKALGATRKQILLQFLIESALLCVVGGFLGLVLATGATALVGAALEMTMTITLGYVVLSVAVSSGIGILAGLYPAWKAARLDPIVALTQT, encoded by the coding sequence ATGCGACAGCTATATTCATTTTATTCCGACGCCTTTTGGATCGCCCTCAAATCGATCCTCGAGCACAAGCTGCGCGCGTTCCTTACGCTGATCGGCATCATTATCGGTGTCGCGGCGGTTGTGGTTGTCGGAGCATCGATCAGCGGGCTTAAGACGTATGTCGTCGATAAGGCTTCGAAGATCCTCGGCTCGAACCACTTCATGATCACGCGAATGGCGTCGATGGGCCGCATGGCCGATGACGAATGGGAACGTAAGAACCGGCGCAACAAGGACATCAACTGGGCCGAGTATGAGTATGTAAAGGCCAACTGCCAACTCTGTTCCGAGGTCGGAGCTCAAATGAACGGCAACGTGACCATCACGCAGGATGGCATCGAAATGGCATCGGTGCGAGTGCTCGGCGTAACCGCCAACATGGCCGATATCGAGGACAAGACCATCGCGGAGGGCCGTTTTATGACTGATGGCGAATCGACACGCATCAGCAATGTCACGGTCATCGGCTCTGATATCAGGGACAAGTTCTTCCCCAACGGTTCGCCGCTCGGTCGCCAGATAAAGGTGCAGGGCGTCCCGCTGACGGTGATTGGCGTTGAAGGTAAACGCGGCTCATTCTTTGGCGATTCGCAGGACCGGAATATCTACATACCGATCACCCTCGCCGGCCAAATGTTCACCAGAACCGGCGGAATGCAGCTGCACGGCAAAGCCGACAGCGACGAGACATTCAAGGATGCTATCGAAGAGGCACGGACACTTCTGCGCAACAAACGCCAGCTCGTCGGCAGCGAGGAAGACACATTCGGTCTCGTAGATGTTGACCAATTCAGCTCACAGATGGACGTGATAACGGGAGCGATCGCCGGTGTGGTGATACCCATAACGATGATAATCCTGGTCGTCGGCGGCATCGTCGTGATGAACATCATGCTCGTTTCGGTGACCGAGCGGACATTCGAGGTCGGCCTGCGAAAGGCACTCGGGGCGACACGCAAGCAGATATTGCTGCAATTCCTGATCGAATCGGCACTGCTATGCGTTGTCGGCGGATTTCTCGGGCTTGTGCTCGCAACCGGCGCGACCGCGCTCGTAGGAGCTGCTCTTGAGATGACAATGACGATCACGCTCGGGTACGTGGTCCTGTCGGTCGCCGTCTCCAGCGGCATCGGCATCCTGGCGGGCCTCTATCCCGCCTGGAAAGCCGCCCGGCTCGACCCGATCGTGGCATTGACGCAGACATGA
- a CDS encoding ImmA/IrrE family metallo-endopeptidase, whose translation MDLQLSDSALVGFFFWLVGWVCFTFLISSIDSPARTIGSVCNFLGNLLQYISIFVVAVGLIIAGGNGRTPLVMFSSKRPLPTDRPPTPKGRHHEIRGLGLREFAGLRFDHQRLDPFSLARFANLFVASFDEIEPLLSEETRQHLTGDGKDLWSGGAASHTLPGGERLIILNPTHSRNRQNATLMEEICHVFLGHKPSRLAVEARNKDGKVIARDYNHAIEEEAYSTGASP comes from the coding sequence TTGGATTTGCAGCTCTCGGACTCGGCTCTAGTAGGCTTCTTTTTCTGGTTGGTAGGATGGGTCTGTTTTACTTTCCTGATCAGTTCGATCGATAGCCCTGCACGAACGATCGGCTCTGTTTGTAATTTCCTCGGGAATCTCCTGCAGTATATTTCGATCTTCGTCGTTGCTGTCGGGCTGATCATCGCGGGAGGAAACGGTCGGACGCCCCTCGTGATGTTCAGTAGTAAGAGGCCACTCCCGACCGATCGACCGCCGACACCGAAGGGAAGGCATCATGAGATACGCGGTTTGGGACTGCGTGAATTCGCCGGGCTTCGGTTCGATCATCAGAGGCTCGATCCGTTCAGCCTTGCCCGATTTGCGAACCTGTTCGTCGCGTCGTTTGATGAGATCGAGCCGTTGCTTTCGGAGGAGACGCGTCAGCATCTTACAGGGGATGGCAAGGATCTGTGGTCAGGCGGGGCGGCATCGCACACGCTGCCGGGCGGCGAACGCCTCATCATCCTGAACCCGACACACAGCCGAAATCGTCAGAATGCTACGCTGATGGAAGAGATCTGCCACGTCTTCCTCGGCCACAAGCCGAGCCGATTGGCGGTCGAGGCCCGCAACAAGGACGGCAAGGTCATCGCTCGCGATTACAATCACGCCATTGAGGAGGAGGCCTATTCTACCGGTGCCAGCCCCTAG